A single genomic interval of Stieleria maiorica harbors:
- a CDS encoding SMI1/KNR4 family protein, giving the protein MSTFTDNAVLEMFRDLPGHRGYADGEFDAIESRLGVKFPGYYRRLMSFDSDRLINTGMILPLSQIRDNTIAEIDPLDGEPPIAVTPRIVFAVDDIRAVFAMDCLGSDDSPVYEFDRYNADEDSQPIKIHDTLAPFFADILRVYLGLQ; this is encoded by the coding sequence ATGAGCACGTTTACGGACAATGCCGTTCTCGAAATGTTCCGCGACCTACCTGGACATCGCGGGTATGCAGATGGGGAATTTGACGCCATCGAATCAAGACTCGGCGTCAAGTTCCCTGGCTACTATCGCAGGTTGATGTCGTTCGATTCTGATCGCCTCATCAACACTGGCATGATTCTGCCCCTCAGCCAGATCCGCGATAACACAATCGCTGAGATTGATCCGCTTGATGGCGAGCCACCAATTGCTGTAACGCCTCGCATCGTTTTTGCGGTTGACGACATTCGTGCGGTCTTTGCGATGGATTGTCTGGGATCCGACGACTCACCCGTCTACGAGTTCGATCGCTACAATGCCGACGAGGACTCACAACCGATCAAGATCCACGATACTCTTGCCCCGTTCTTTGCTGATATACTCCGTGTGTATCTCGGACTTCAATAG
- a CDS encoding immunity protein Imm33 domain-containing protein, translating into MATLQPLPSQLAICEKNETHPQLLMRHDRLGIALHTLGLTPINGLRVPALSGTSGWYIYGGDDPSDDPTFYQPLCVTHLGKHCEIAIPYMCLPAGWRFQIDADGHEDVWYDDSLRG; encoded by the coding sequence ATGGCGACACTTCAGCCACTGCCAAGCCAACTTGCGATTTGCGAAAAGAATGAGACGCATCCGCAGCTCCTAATGCGTCACGATCGACTGGGAATCGCGCTCCACACACTGGGACTGACACCAATCAATGGACTGCGCGTTCCTGCGTTGAGCGGAACATCGGGCTGGTACATTTACGGCGGTGATGATCCATCCGATGATCCCACATTCTACCAACCGCTCTGTGTCACTCACCTCGGCAAACACTGCGAGATTGCAATTCCATACATGTGCCTTCCCGCCGGATGGCGATTTCAAATTGATGCAGATGGACACGAAGACGTTTGGTACGATGACTCATTGCGTGGCTAG